The DNA segment CGAGCTGCCTGCCCGCCGCCCCCCTGCCGAACCGCTCCCGAGCCCCACCCGGCCCTGGCCGCCCGGCTTTTGACCGACCTGGGCCGCCCCCCGCGCGGTCCAGGTCGATCACTACTCCTTAAGCATCGCACCCACCACTGACAATCGCCCTGACCAGCACTTTCACCCCGCTACGAGTCCCCATGAGACCCCACGAGCCCTCCGCAACCGCCCGCCGAGCCCGTGCCCCTCCACCCGGCCCCGCCCCGCACCCCACCTCGTTCGGCCGGCACCTCGCCTCGTACGGCCCGCACCCCGCGCCTCAAATCCCACCTCCGCAGAGCACCCACCACCCCCCGCAGCTACCGTCACCCCATGAGACTCCTCGCCCTCTCCGGCAGCCTGCGTGCACGCTCCTCCAACGGCGCGGTCCTGCGCTCCGCACTGGCCTTCTGGGACGGCCCGACCGCCACCGCGGACATCGGCGCGCTCCCGCACTTCAACCCCGACCTGGACGGCGAGGACGCCACACCCCCCGCCCCGGTCGCCGCCCTGCGCACCGCGGTGGCCACGGCCGACGCCCTGCTCGTCGTCAGCCCCGAGTACGCGCACGGCGTCCCCGGCGTCCTCAAGAACGCCCTCGACTGGCTGGTCAGCAGCGGCGAATGCGTCGGCAGGCCGGTCGCGGTGGTCACCGCCTCGCCGTTCCCCACCGGCGGCGCGTACGCCAACGCCCAGCTCCGCGAGACCCTGGGCATGTTGTCCGGCGAGATCATCGCGGACGCCTGCCGCGAGATCCCCGCCGTCGGCCCGAAGATCGACCCCGCGACGGAACGCGTGACGGACGAGGCCGCCCTCGCCGATCTGCGCACGGCCCTCTCCCACCTGGCCACGGCCGCAGCCGCCACCCCGGCCGCACCCGTCACATCCGAACGGCCCTGACCCCGCCGGACCGGCCCCCGCTCACACCCCGAACAGCCGCGCCGCGTTCCCGTAGCAGACGCCCCGCAGCCACTCCTCGCCCAACTCCAGCCGGGCCAGCGCCTCCAGCGCGTGCGCGTACCCGTAGGGGATGTTGGGGAAGTCGCTGCCGAACAGCACCCGGTCGCCGAGGTCCAGCAGGCGGGGGAGTTCCGCGCGCGGGAACGGCGCGATCCGCTCGGAGAAGTCCGTGAAGGACGTCGTGGTGTCGAGGTGCACCGCCGGGTAGCGCTCCGCAAGGTCCAGGAAGTCGGTGCACTCCGGCGTCCCCATGTGCGCGATGATCAGCCGCAGCCGGGGATGGCGGGCCATCAGCCGCCCGATCGGCTCGGGCCCGGTGTGCTTGCCCGGCACCGGCCCCGACCCGCAGTGGGTGACCACCGGCACCCCGGCCTCGGCGAGGAGACCCCATACGGGATCGAGCACCGGATCCGCCGGATCGTACCCGCCCACCTGCACATGCGCCTTGAAGACCCGCGCCCCGCCCGCCAGTTCGGCACGCACATACGCCTCGGCGCCGTCCTCCGGAAAGAACGTCGCGGTCCGCAGACAGTCGGGCGTGCGGGACGCGAAGTCGGCCGCCCAGCCGTTCAGCCACTGCGCCATCCCCGGCTTGTGCGGATAGACCATCGACGTGAACGCCCGCACCCCGAAACCGCGCAGCCTCGCCAGCCGCTCGTCCTCCTCGAACCGGTACGCGATCGGCCAGGCCCGCCCCACCAGCGGCCCGGCCGCGTCGAAGTACGCCCAGACCTTCGCCAGCACCCGCTCGGGCATGAAATGCGTATGCACATCGATCAGCCCCGGCAGCCCCAACCCCCGCCAGAACTCCTCGACCCGCCCGTCACCCTCCACCACGCCGGGACCTCCACGACCACGACCGTGCCCGCCACCGAGCACAACACCGGCACCCACGATTACCTGCACCCGGCATCTAAACGCCCCTCCCGCCCCGGAACAACCCCCACCAACCCCGGAACATCTCCCCCGGGGCACCCCAACCTCAGCCCCAAGCCGCGCCCAACCCCAGCCGCGCCCGCTCCAACCGAGCAGCCACCTCCCACCCCTCAGAACAACCCCTCCTGCTCCCCCGCCCCCTCGCCGACTCCCTGCCCTCCCCTTCCGCTCCCCCGCCCCGCTCACCACACCCCGCACCGGCACCGTCGTCATCGGCCCCACGGCCGCCCCCAGCACCCACCCCGACAACAACCGCGCGTCCATCACGGCAACCGCCTCACCGCCCCCGTCGCCACCACCACCCGCCAACCGCAGATACACATCGGACCCCACCCCGGTCAGCACCTCCCCCACGATCTCCGCCCCGGAGGTCATCCCGCCCAGCTCCGCCACCTCCCCCGGAATCCGGTCGAGCCCGAACAGCTCCGTATGGTCCGCACCCGCGAACTCCACCGGTTGCAGCGTCTCCGGCCAGCCCGGCAACTCCTGTGCTGCCCCGTGCAGTTGAGCCAGTTCGGCGAACCGGTCCGCCACCGGGGGCAGCGCACCACGAGCCGCCCGCTTCGCCGCCTTGGCGAACCGGTCGGGGACCGCCAGCGCGCTCCCCAAGAGCGCCTCCGCCCGCCGCGCCGCCATCAGGGGCCCGCGCCCCAGCCACGCGTACGCCACCGCCCCCTGCTCCACCAGCCGGGCCGGTCCCCGCTCGACGGCCGTGATCCCCACCTTGAGCAGGCCGGGGCCGAAGTACGCGAGGTAGACGCCGTACGGGCGCGGATCGTCGGCCATGGTGTCCGCGGCCACCGAACGCGACCGGTCCAGCCGGGCGCACCGCGCGCACTGGTCCTTGGCACCCGCCCCGTCGAGCACCGCACCGTACGGGCACACGATCCAGCGACCGGCCCGCCGCACCCCCAGACAGCGCCGCTCCCCCTGCGCGGCGAACGCCAGCACCTTGCCGGCGGGCAGCATGCTCACCCGCTCCTCGCCCCGCTCGGCGCAGTACCAGCCGAGCCGCTGTCCGAACCGCCCCTCGGGCCCGGACCCCGGCCCGCCCCCTGACCAGCGCGGTCCCGTACATCGCCACACACCGCCAGCGTACGAGCCCCCACTGACAACGCCCCCGGCCCGCGCCCACGGCCCCCTCAAGCCGGCAACCCGCCCCCACTCCCGGGCCCATTCCCACTCCCGCTCCCGGGCCCCCGGAACGTGCTCCGATAGGCCCGCGGCGACACCCCCAGCGCCGCCTGCAGATGCATCCGCAGCGAGGCCGCCGTCCCGAAGCCCGCCTCGTCGGCGATCCGGTCCACCGTCAGCTCCGTCTCCTCCAGCAACTGCCGCGCGCGCTCGATCCGTTGCCGCGTCAGCCACTGCAACGGCGAGACCCCGACCTCCTCCCGGAACCGCCGGGTGAAGGTCCGTACGCTCATCGCCTCCCGCGCCGCCAGGTCCCGCAGGGTCAACGGCCGGTCCAGGTGCTCCAGCACCCAGGCCCGCGCCACCCCCGTGGAGGACAGCTGCGGCTCCGGCACCGGCCGCCGGATGTACTGCGCCTGCCCGCCCTCCCGGTGCGGCGGCACGACCGTCCGCCGCGCCACGTCGTTGGCCACCGCCGCGCCGTGATCGCAGCGGACCATGTGCAGACACAGATCGATCCCGGAGGCCACCCCCGCCGCGGTCAGCACCTCCCCCTCGTCCGTGTACAGCACGTCCGGATCCAGCTCGACCGCCGGGAACAACTGCCGGAAGGCGTCCACCGACCGCCAGTGCGTGGTCGCCCGCCGCCCGTCCAGCAGCCCGGCCGCGGCCAGCACGAACGCCCCCGTGCAGATCGACGCGATCCGGGTCCCGGGCCGGATCCGCCCCAGCGCCGCGGTCATCTCCGGGTCCAGCCGCCCGGCGCACCACCCCTCGCCCCGCCCGTAGTCCGTCCCGGACGCCGGTACGACCACGGTTCCGGCCTCCGCCAGCGCCTCCGGCCCGTGCGCGACATTCACCGTGAAGTCCGCGTCCGTACGCACCTCGCCCGGCGCCAGCGCACAGGTCACCAGCTCGTACAGCCGCTCCCCCGCCGCCGACCGGGCCTCGCCGAAGATCCGGTGCACGATTCCCACCTCGATCGGCAGCATCCCGTCCCGCACCAGCACCGCCACCCGGTGCGGCGGCACACCCCCCGGAACGGCCGGCACATGCCCGCCACCGCCGCCCTCGTCACCACGGCCGCCGCTCTCCCGCACACCCATGGCCCGATCTTTGCACATCATGGCCATCGGGCCACTCGATGCGGCCCGCCGCCCCCGGAACAGTGGAGGACATGAAGGTCCTCTGGCTGTTCGCCCACCCCGACCAGCGCTCCCTGAGCGGCGCCCTCAAAACCGAGGGCCTGCGCACCCTCGACGCCCAGGGCCACCAGCACCGCGTCTCCGACCTGTACGCCATGAAGTGGAACCCGGTGGTCGACGCCGCCGACTACGGCCACGACCCGGCCGACCGCCTCCTCGTCGGCGCGGCCTCGGAACGCGCCTACGCACGCGGCCGCTTGAGCCCCGACATCGACGCCGAGCAGCAGAAACTCACCTGGGCGGACACGCTGATCGTCCAGTTCCCCCTCTGGTGGTACGGCATGCCGGCCATCCTCAAGGGCTGGTTCGACCGCGTCTTCGTCAAGGGCTTCGCCTTCGGCCTCACCGACCCCGCCACCGGCCGCCCCCGGCGCTACGGCGACGGCAGACTCACCGGCAAGCGCGCCATGGTCATCACCACCGCCGGCGCCCGCGCCGCCACCCTCGGCCCCCGCGGCGTCAACGGCGACCTCAACGACCTCCTCTTCCCCCTCCAGCACGGCACCCTCTGGTACACGGGGATCTCCGTCGTCCCGCCCCTCCTGATCCCCGGCGCGGACCGCACCACCCCCACGGCCTACGCCACCGCCGCCACCCGCCTGCGCGAGCGCCTGAACACCCTCCCCACCACCGCCCCGCTCCCCTTCCGCCACCAGAACAACGGCGACTACGACGACAACCTGCTCCTCCACCCCCACCTGCCCCACACCGGCCCGGCCGCCCACTACACAGCCCCACCCCCACCGACCCCCGGCTGACCCCAGCGCCTCGCCCACGCACACAGACGCAAAAAAGCCGTAGGCCCAGTGGAACGAATTCCACTGGGCCTACGGCATCAGTAGCGGGGACAGGATTTGAACCTGCGACCTCTGGGTTATGAGCCCAGCGAGCTACCGAGCTGCTCCACCCCGCGTCGGTGAACAGAACACTACGCCACTCCCCCACCAATGCCTAATCGCTTCCCCTCCCCACCACCACACCCCTGCCGCACCCCCGCGCCGCACACCCTCAACTCATCAGCACACCAGCCCAACTCACCTCCGGCCACCCTCGGCGGGCACCCAAGGAGGCACAACGCGTCCGCCGGCACTCGCAGATCGCGATAACGATGGAGGTCTACGCCGAGGCGAGCGAGGAAGAGGCCGACTCACCCTTGGACAAGCCCTCCGAAGCGATGGGCGGCACGGGCTCACCCGGCCCGGTTGCCGCACTTCGCTGCTGTACGGCACGACAAAGCCCCCGTCCGGATGACCCGGCGGGGGCTTTGATCTGCTGTGCGCTCGGCAGGATTCGAACCTGCAACCTTCTGATCCGTAGTCAGATGCTCTATCCGTTAAGCTACGAGCGCTTGGCTTTCCGGCGGTTTTTCTTGCCGGTCGGCGTTGCGGGAACAACATTACATGACCTGCGCCGTCACGCGAAATCCATTGCCCGTAACCCCTCTGACCTGCGGAAACGACCTCCTGGGGGCGTTCGGGGGCCGCTGGAGCCAGGGGGAGTCCTCGATCTTCCGGACGAAGTTCGGGCAGAGGCAGTCCTCTTCGGAATGGTTCGGAGTGGTTCGGTGCGGTTCGGGGTGTCGGCCTTCGCGTTGCCAAGGAACCCGACGGGGTGAGGACGGTGGGCCGGGCCGGCCGGAAGGGTCGGAGGGTGCGGCGCTCGGAGGCGGGGCGCAGGCTCGGGGGTCAGGGCCGCGAGCTCCGGAGCAGTGCGCGAGTGGGTGGCGGTGATCGCCTCGCGGGTCGGGGTGGGGAGGGTGCCGTGAACGCCGATGGCTTCCCGTTCGACGCTTGCTGTGGCGGGGGCCACTTTCGGGGCGGGGGGGGTGGACCCAGCAGAGGGGGAGAGAGGCGGGGAGCAATGGGGTGCGGTTGCTCAGGGGGGCGGGAAAGCGTTCAGGCCCCGGTCGGGAGGACCGGGGCCTGAACGAAGAAGAGCGGAGGCGGAGGGATTTGAACCCTCGATGGGGGGTAAGCCCCAAACCGCATTAGCAGTGCGGCGCCATAGACCGGACTAGGCGACGCCTCCACACACCCCACGCGTGCGGGCACGCTGTGGTGTGTCCAGATGATGGCACAGCCCCCAGGGCTGTCACCAATCGCCCCCTACGGTACTAGGCGCGCGGGCCACCCGGCAAAGACGTTCCTGCAGCGCAACGTCGGGGGCAAAGGCGCGTTAGAAGTGTCGGGGCCGTGGCGGCTGGCGTCGTCGTGCGCCCCCGGCGTGTACGTACCGCGTACCGCCCCGCACTCGCCTCCCTGGAGCCCGTGATGCCGCATCGCCGGACGTCAGCCCCCCTCGCCTCGGCCGCCAGCCCCGCCACCACGACCACGGCCCGCCAGGCCGCCGCCACGAGCGTGAGCCGCCGGGTCGCCGGCGCCGCCGCCACGGTCATGACCCGTTTGGCCGCCACCACGGCGGCCGCGGGCCGCGTCTCCGTCACCGCCGCCGTGTCCGTCGTCTCCGTCACCGCGGCGCTGGTCCTGGCGGCGCCCGCCGCGTCGGCCGCCCCGATCCCGCTGCCGCACCACTGGGCCGGGGACGGGATCCCCGACCCGGGGCGCCAGGACCTCGCCGGACAGCACGCGCTCGCCGGACACCCTGGGCGCGACGGACGCGACGTCCCCGGCGGGCGCCACTCCCTCCACCGGCACCACGCCCCCGCCGGCCACGCCGCCGTAAGCCACCACGCTCTCGCCGGACACCACGCGCTCGCCGAGCACGGCAGACCCTCCGGTCACCGCACCCCGGCCAGTCACCACGCCCCCGCCGGCCACCACAAGCCGGCCAAGCACCACACTCCCGGCCACCACCACACCCCCACCACCCACCACGCGCCGCACGCCCACCACTCG comes from the Streptomyces angustmyceticus genome and includes:
- a CDS encoding SSI family serine proteinase inhibitor, coding for MPHRRTSAPLASAASPATTTTARQAAATSVSRRVAGAAATVMTRLAATTAAAGRVSVTAAVSVVSVTAALVLAAPAASAAPIPLPHHWAGDGIPDPGRQDLAGQHALAGHPGRDGRDVPGGRHSLHRHHAPAGHAAVSHHALAGHHALAEHGRPSGHRTPASHHAPAGHHKPAKHHTPGHHHTPTTHHAPHAHHSHHAHAHRAPGHRRAPVDHLTVTVHGSGSAATNGTFELYCHPGGGNHRDVKGACAKLDGMTKWGKDPFAPVPQGANCTMMYGGPATAHVTGTWAGRPVNADFRRTNGCEISRWGRFEPLLPPTGS
- a CDS encoding amidohydrolase family protein — translated: MVEGDGRVEEFWRGLGLPGLIDVHTHFMPERVLAKVWAYFDAAGPLVGRAWPIAYRFEEDERLARLRGFGVRAFTSMVYPHKPGMAQWLNGWAADFASRTPDCLRTATFFPEDGAEAYVRAELAGGARVFKAHVQVGGYDPADPVLDPVWGLLAEAGVPVVTHCGSGPVPGKHTGPEPIGRLMARHPRLRLIIAHMGTPECTDFLDLAERYPAVHLDTTTSFTDFSERIAPFPRAELPRLLDLGDRVLFGSDFPNIPYGYAHALEALARLELGEEWLRGVCYGNAARLFGV
- a CDS encoding NAD(P)H-dependent oxidoreductase; translation: MKVLWLFAHPDQRSLSGALKTEGLRTLDAQGHQHRVSDLYAMKWNPVVDAADYGHDPADRLLVGAASERAYARGRLSPDIDAEQQKLTWADTLIVQFPLWWYGMPAILKGWFDRVFVKGFAFGLTDPATGRPRRYGDGRLTGKRAMVITTAGARAATLGPRGVNGDLNDLLFPLQHGTLWYTGISVVPPLLIPGADRTTPTAYATAATRLRERLNTLPTTAPLPFRHQNNGDYDDNLLLHPHLPHTGPAAHYTAPPPPTPG
- a CDS encoding NADPH-dependent FMN reductase, yielding MRLLALSGSLRARSSNGAVLRSALAFWDGPTATADIGALPHFNPDLDGEDATPPAPVAALRTAVATADALLVVSPEYAHGVPGVLKNALDWLVSSGECVGRPVAVVTASPFPTGGAYANAQLRETLGMLSGEIIADACREIPAVGPKIDPATERVTDEAALADLRTALSHLATAAAATPAAPVTSERP
- a CDS encoding GlxA family transcriptional regulator, whose amino-acid sequence is MAMMCKDRAMGVRESGGRGDEGGGGGHVPAVPGGVPPHRVAVLVRDGMLPIEVGIVHRIFGEARSAAGERLYELVTCALAPGEVRTDADFTVNVAHGPEALAEAGTVVVPASGTDYGRGEGWCAGRLDPEMTAALGRIRPGTRIASICTGAFVLAAAGLLDGRRATTHWRSVDAFRQLFPAVELDPDVLYTDEGEVLTAAGVASGIDLCLHMVRCDHGAAVANDVARRTVVPPHREGGQAQYIRRPVPEPQLSSTGVARAWVLEHLDRPLTLRDLAAREAMSVRTFTRRFREEVGVSPLQWLTRQRIERARQLLEETELTVDRIADEAGFGTAASLRMHLQAALGVSPRAYRSTFRGPGSGSGNGPGSGGGLPA